A window of Fusobacterium sp. DD2 contains these coding sequences:
- a CDS encoding response regulator transcription factor: MNILVVEDDKEIQELIAYFLTNAGYEVDKAGDGLEGLKLLKEKHHSLVVLDLMLPNLDGTNFTKIVKGISSEYGNPLIIMLTAKTEIEDVLEGLEIGADDYMKKPFDPRELVLRVKKLLNSHTREVKEEKYRFENIEIDDSRHVVLYHSEEIELSKKEYDLLLLLIENLGLVITRERILDKVWNSNYYTGDRTVDVYISKLRDKMPELAQCIKTVKGVGYKLEEKR; the protein is encoded by the coding sequence AGTGGAAGATGATAAGGAGATACAGGAACTCATAGCTTATTTTTTGACAAATGCTGGGTATGAAGTGGATAAAGCTGGAGATGGTCTGGAAGGACTTAAACTTCTAAAAGAAAAGCATCACAGCCTTGTAGTATTAGACCTTATGCTTCCAAATCTTGATGGTACAAATTTTACAAAAATAGTAAAAGGGATATCAAGTGAGTATGGTAATCCGTTGATAATCATGCTTACAGCTAAAACTGAAATAGAAGATGTATTGGAAGGGTTGGAAATAGGTGCTGATGATTATATGAAAAAACCATTTGACCCTAGAGAACTGGTACTTAGAGTGAAAAAACTATTAAATAGCCACACAAGAGAAGTTAAAGAGGAAAAATATAGATTTGAAAATATAGAGATAGATGATAGCAGGCATGTGGTACTTTATCATAGTGAGGAGATTGAACTCTCTAAAAAGGAGTATGACTTATTGTTGCTTTTAATAGAAAACTTAGGTCTTGTAATAACCAGAGAGAGAATCTTGGATAAGGTATGGAATAGTAATTATTATACTGGGGATAGAACTGTAGACGTATATATCTCAAAGTTGAGAGATAAGATGCCAGAGCTTGCCCAATGTATAAAGACAGTAAAAGGAGTGGGATACAAATTAGAAGAAAAGAGATAA